CTTTTGAGCATATCCTTTGTGGAGCTAGTATGGTGCAAGTTGGGACAACCCTTCATAAGGAAGGGGTCGCAGCCTTTGAGCGGATTACGGCAGAATTACGTAGCATTATGGCAGAAAAAGGCTACGAAAGTCTAGATGATTTCCGTGGGAAATTGCAGTATATAGAGTAAATCAAATAGGTGAAAATCAGTCGATTTTCACCTGTTTTTTCATAGGGGTTACCTAGCTTTTTCAGTAAGAATAGCGTATACTAAAGGAAGGAGGGTTGTATCATGAAGAGAAGACGAGATCGGATTGGAAAACGGAGGCGACAGCAACGGAAAAAATGGCTAGGACGCCTTTTATGGCTACCAATCGTTCTCGGTTTCCTTGCTGGAATTAGCTATGGTGGTAGCATTCTCTGGTCACGATTTGTTCCTATTTCTTCCTCAAGTAAGGACTCGTCTCATTTAGAATCGGAAGTGACAGAACAGCCTGTATTGTCTGAACAACCGGTTCAGACGGCAAGGATTATGGCGCATGGGGATTTGCTCTATCATGATCTTATCTACTGGAGTGCGTTACAAGCTGATGGTCAGTATGATTTTACAGAGAACTTTACCTATGTCAAACCTTGGATTGAGCAGGCTGATTTTGCCATAGCAGATTTTGAGGGAACCATTTCGCAAGAATATCCCTTGGGAGGCTATCCCTTGTTTAATGCCCCAGTCTCAGTTGCAACGGCTATTCAGCAGACAGGATATGATTTGGTTGATTTGGCCCACAATCACATCCTTGATTCTCAGTTATCTGGTTTGCTATCAACCGTCGATACTTTTAGGCAGCTTGGTGTGGATACCGTAGGGGTGTATCGTGATGGCAATCGCTCAACAGCACCTCTTTATATCAAGGAAGTGAATGGGATTAAAATTGCTGTCCTTGCCTATGCTTACGGTTTTAATGGCATGGAGGCAAACCTCACGCAAGAAGAATATGAAAACTATTTATCTGACCTTAATGTAGACAAGATTAAGTCTGAACTAGAACGAGCGGAAGCAGAAGCTGATATAACGATTGTCATGCCACAGATGGGGATTGAATACCAGTTAGAACCAACAGAAGAGCAAGTTACTCTCTATCGTCAAATGGTAGAATGGGGAGCAGACATCATTTTCGGAGGCCATCCACATGTAGCAGAACCAACGGAAATCATTGAAAAAGATGGCGAGCGAAAACTGATTGTTTATTCTATGGGGAATTTTTTGTCTAATCAGCGCATGGAAACTATGGAAGGGGTCAACAACTTCCAATGGACAGAACGTGGCGTTTTAATGGATGTTACCCTTGAAAAGAAAGAAGGAAAGACACGAATTCAGACGGCAAAAGCTCATCCGACCTGGGTCAGTCGTGTACCAAAAGAAGGAACGGACTTGTTTACCTATCAAACCTTTGTGCTAGAGGACTTTATAGAAGGCGGTCCACATCGTCATCAATTAGATGAAGAAACCAAGGCGCGAATTGATGTCGCCTATCAAGAGATGAACGACTTTATGGGATTAAACTGGTAATATTAAACACGTTAGCTTGTTTGATGAGATGATAGGATATTTTACCAAGAACAAAGGATGTATAGAGGAATGAAGATAAAAGCAGTTGTAACGGATATGGATGGGACCTTTTTAGATGATCGTGGAGGATTTGATCGTACTCGCTTTGAGCGGGTTTTGGAGCAATTGGAAAAGCGAGAGATTCCCTTTATTGTCGCAAGTGGCAATGGTCTGGAACGCTTGCTCGATCTTTTTGTGGGCTTTGAAGACCGGATTTTCTTTCTGGCGGAAAACGGTGGCCTCTTTTACCACAAGGGGCAAACGATTTTTCGTAAGATCTTGGACCGTCATCTAATAGAAGAATTGATTCGCCATTATCAACCAAGGGTAGCAGACTATTGTTTAATGGTTTCAAGTGATACGACGATGTATATTGATGAGCAGGCTCCCCAGCCTTTTGAGGAGACAGACTTAGCGATTACAGCAGAACAACTTCAGGCTTTTTGGGATAAGATTGTTCGTTTACCAAACTTACTTGAACTGCCAGCTGATGCTACGATTACCCATGCAGGTTTTTGGGTGCCAGAAGAGTTGGTTGCAGATTTGGTGACGGATTGTAATGAAGTTTTTGGAGAGCACTTGCTTGCTGTTACAAGTGGTTATGGTTCGGTGAGTATTTTACCAAAGGGTGTCCATAAGGCTTGGGGCTTGGAACAAATCTTGCAACCGCTTGGTATTGATGCTAGTGAAGTTCTGGCTTTTGGCGATAGTGACAATGACTTGGAACTGTTGGCCTATGCCGGCTATTCTTATGCCATGGAAAATGCATCTGAGCGTGTTCAGACTACTGCTAAATTCTGTGCACCGTCGCATACAGAACAAGGTGTCTTACAGGTGATAGAGGATCTTGTCTTAGGTGCTAACTAGTTCTATTGAAGCTATTCTTATTTGAGAATGGCCTTTTCATTTGTTGTCAGGAAAAATCGGGTATGTTATACTGGTCTATTATGATGAGAATAAAACAGTTAGATAAGATGCTTGCTATTGTCCTCCTTTTCCTTGTTTTTTTGAGTGCTGTCTTCCTACGTCCTAAACTGAATCAAACGAGCTATGTACAATCGACTATTCCTACCCTCTTTTTTCATGGTTATGGTAGTAGTGCGAATGCGGAGAAGCATATGACTCAAGCAGCGAGGAAAGCTGGAGTGACGCAGACTATTATTCGAGCAGATGTGGATACAGAAGGGCAGGTTACCTTGCTAGGAGAGATTCCGACAGGCGCAATCAATCCGATTGTCGAAGTGAATTATCAAGATAATCGGAATGCGGACTATCATCAAGATGCTCGTTATGCCAAGGCCGTTGTGATGAAATTACAAGAAACGTATGGATTTACAAAAATGAACATGGTTGGTCATTCGATGGGAAATATGTCTATTCTCTTTTATCTCTTGGATAATGCCCATGACCAAAATCTGCCTCAGTTGCAGAAGGTGGTCCATATTGCCAACCATGTCAATGGATTAGAAGGACGGGATTTGCCGGCAGATCCTAGTTTAGATGAACAGACGGGCCAGCCTAAGGAGATGAGTACTAGTTATCAAGAGTTGCTTGCGCTACGTGACCGATATCCAAAGCAACAAATAGATGTATTGAATGTCTATGGTGATTTGACAGACCAATCTGATGGTTCTGTTTTGAATGTCTCGTCAAAGAGTTTGAAATACTTGGTTTCTGAAAGAGCAACATCCTATACGGAAGAGAGGATAACTGGTAAAGGTGCCCAACATAGCCAATTACATGAGAATCCAGAAGTAGACAGACTATTGCTTGATTTTTTGTGGGGAGTAAATTAATCTATTGGATTGGTATAGTTTGAGCTGAGAAATATAGAAGCGAGGAATACGAAATCATCCTCGCTTTTTATTATTAGGTTTAGCTATCAACAGCTGATGAGATACCAACAAATTGATTATCCTATCAATTCCCTACCGCATCCCTCTCTGATGATTCAATCGGATTCGCAAAAACAAGGATTTTGTTTAGTCTAGTTATCTAGTCAGTCTTTCTTTGCTAAGAAAAGTTTATCTAGCTTCTAAGTGAGCCTGTTCTTCACTGAAAAAATGTTGACATACTTCTAAGTCCGTCGTTTTTTAGTGAAAAAGTTGAGTCTCATCTCGTAGGGAATCCGTCTTTCAACAAATTATTCGGGAATTGCTTTTAGAGAGGGCGTTTTTGATACTGTAGACTAATTTTTGTAAATAGAAAAAGAATCTAGCCCTGCACAATATAGAACTAAATCCTTTCAATTGTTTCTTGTCTAACTTTTTGGGAGCAAGACTATTTCTCTTTTTTACGATAAAACACTAAATGTAAAATAAAGCAGAAGGCTAAACCGATTATCTTCAATAGTGTTAGATGTTTGGCTGAATCGCCTGTTTTAGGAAGTTGAAGATGTGCATCGTACACGACTTTTTCTGAATACTTCGTTTCTTGATTTTTGTTAAAGCTAGATATGACTAAACTTGTTTTAGAAGTTATAGCATTCTCCGTTGAATTTTTTGTTATGGTTGGTGCTAAGGTACATGAGACTTTTTCTTTTTTAGAAACATCATTTTCGAGCTTATCCTTTTTAGAAGTATCTTTTTTGGAGGTGCTAGGTAGATTATTTTCTTTATTGAGAATATCTGTTAGTTTAATATGTGAATAATTACCTGCAAAATCTTCAACAACATAGGTTAGATGTTCAAGTGTCAATTCAACCATTTCTTCTGCTTCATTGGTGAATGTGTTGGGAATGGTAAAAGTGCCGTCTTGTTTAGGTTCTATGTAGCGAATAACTGGGATACCATCTTCTATATCAGTATAGGATAAGCGTGCACGAAAAATAGGAGAGTGATTGTTCGATTGCTGAATGGGTCTTATTCGGACTGTTCGAGAAATAGCATCATAGCTTGCTGAAGTGGGCAATACGGGTGGGATAGTGTTGAGTACCAAGTCGAAATCCATGTGCTGTTCTTTTGCTCCCTCAGAAACTGGGGTAAATACAACACGATAAACATAGTTTCCATCGCCAACATATTTACCGTTCCGATCTTTTCCATCCCATCTAGTCTTCTCAAAAGTAGTCGCAGTTCCTGTTTTATCGATTAACTCGCTGTAATGTTTATCAGCTTTTGAGGCTTCTGGACTTTCCCAAATAGCGGTTGTGAGATCAGATTGACGATAGACCTTGGCCTTTAAGTCCTTTACATTTCGTAAGAGTGTTCCTCTAAATTCAACAGTATCCATGACACCATCTCCATTTGGTGAAAGTGCTAAATAGGGTTTGCCGTCTTTTATAAGTAGTTTTTTGATGTTTTGGGTACCAAGTTTATCATAAGTTCCTAAAACAGTTGTAGAACGAAATTCTAAAGATTCTTCTTCAATAAAGTCTGGGCGCTGAGATTCTTGGACATATCTCCAGGATCCATATTGGCTAAGGAGAGCTGTAAAATTTTGTGCCTTAAATTCTTTGAATTCATCTACTTCAAATTCTCCATCTTGTAAATATTTAGGACGTTCGTAATAAAATGTTTTATTTGGTTTGTCATAGATAGATTGTTCCATTGCTCTTAAATCAGCAAACTTACTAGTGCCACGAAAACCAATGAAAGGAATGCTCATTACTTCAGAACCATTTGGGGATGTCATAAAACGAATAAAGCCTTCCAAAAAATAGCCGTTAGGCATCAGTTTTGTGAGATCGTAATGAAACTGCTTGACATCGATTGGTATATTAATGTCTAGAGTCGTATTAGCCGGAACAAGGATTTCTTTCATTTCTGTTGTTAATAAATGCTTTGGTGCAAGTGCAAAGTATTGGCCGTCAACCTTGTCAGTAGCTATGTGCGCTGTATAATAAAACTTAGTAGGAACTAAACTGAGATTATGAATTTTTGCTACTAGATTAAAGGTGCTTCGTATGTCGCCAAGATGTATCTTGCTATTATTATTTTGGTCCGTTACATAGGCTGTGGCAAGAGCTGCCTTTCGAGCGTCTACTAAACCGGCTCCTTGTTGACGTGGTGAGATATAGGCCTTTTCTTGTTCATTAAAAATAGCAGTCGCTGAACTCATCATCATCTGCTTTATGAATGTTGCTAGTTCTTGAGGTGTTTTATCTGGAAAGCGTTTTTGGTAGATAGGTTTCAAAAGATTTACTAAACCGGCAACATGGGGGGCTGCAGCGCTCGTACCATTAATCAATTCATAGTCGTTACCTTTGAAAGAAGCTGAGGAAGTGAAGCCTCCTGGGGCAGTAATGTCGGGCTTTAAATGACCATCAGCAGTAAGTCCCCAGCTGGAGAAGTTAGCTATTTGGTTTCCACCAGGATTTTGAAAGACTTGGTAGTTTTTATGAAATGATAATGTTTGAGACTTATTTTGTAATAAGGCTTGAGCGTCTTTTTGACTAATAAAGCCGGAAGGTATTTTGCCTAATTTTTCAGGTAAAGGTAAGGTTATATTTTCTTCCATTACATTATTATAGATGAGCACTCCTGCAGCTTTATTTTCAATGGCGTTCTTAATCTTATCAGCGAATCCAATTTCTCCACGTTGAATTAAAGCAATTTTATCTGTGGGCTCAATCGTTTTAAAGTCTTCTTCTCTTCCGAATTTAGCATCAACGAACTGATATTGTCTGGTTTTATCAAATCCGTTTATTAAACCTTGGCTGGTTGAAAGAGCTATTTTTTGCTGTGTGGATGTTGTCAAATATTCGCTATAGATAGTAGGATTTTGATAGGCGGCTACGCTGATGACATCTTTTGATAAACCTGGGGAAGCGACAACACCAAAGTCTGGATTTTCTGCTAAAGGTTTTTTAAAAACATCTCCAAAGGCCCGATCGTTTCCTGCACTAGCAACTAAGAAAACTCCTTTATCTTTTGCCAATTGAATGGCTTTTACCATCTCGGAATGTAGATTATTTTCAGAATCTCCTCCCTTTCCATAGCTCATATTGATACTATCAGCTCCTAAATGGATGGCATCAATAATAGCTTTGGCTCTTAATTCATCAGCCCCTCCAATTACTTTCATAAAAATCAGTTGAGATTGAGGAGCAACACCTGTCATTTTCAACCCATTTTCCATAGGTTGTTTGCTTTCCCCAACTGCAATACCAGATACATGGCTTCCATGTGTGTCTGTTCCTGCTATATCATCGTTGTTTTTAAGGTAGTTATGGGCAAAAATAATTTTAGATGAAATCCATTTACCGTAATCAATGTTTGCGGCATTTTTCAATCTGTTTAAGTCATCTTCTGTTTTTACTTTAGGTTTTTCAAGAGTGGTATTTGAAAAAACCTCATGATGACTATTTAATTCGCTGTCAAGAACTGCTGTTATTGTACCAGCTCCTTGCTGGCTCTCTTCCCAAATTTTTGTAATATTAGTGCTGTCTAGCTCGGGATCAAGAGTAGTTTTTGGGGGATGAGAAGGTGTTTTGGATTCTGAAGAATATCTTTCTGACAGAGCTTCAGATTTGTTGATAGGTGATAGAGGGTGGTCTTTTTCTGTTTCAGTATTTAATGGTATTTCTGTTGAGGTGTTCAGTGGAGCTTCTTCTTGGGCTTCTATTTGTTTTGTATACATCATGAGTATACCGGTCGTTAATAGTGCCATAGCAACTAATTGTTTTTTTCGACTATCTTTTTTCACAATATCCTCCAAATTTTCGTTAATATCTATTTGTTTTATCCATAAAAAATGAGTCAGCAGATGCCGAGGGACATTGTATAATAAAAAATAAAATTGTTCAATGTTACAAAGGAAGTGGAATCGTCATAGGTATGTTTTTGTACAGAAGTTGATGCTATACTTACTGAATAAAGTAGCAAAAATATACATTGTGCATAGAAGTGTGCAGCGTTGCTTTGAGATTCTCTGTATTTCTATCAAATGATACAGATGTATATTTTTTACGTAACATTGTTCATTTTTTTAGGCAGTATTTATAGTTATGTATTTATTAAATTTGAACTGGTACAGACTGCATCCCAAAACGACTGAATTTAGAATAAGAGAGTTATGGACCAAATGAGTTTGAAATTGCTAAGCTGACAAAATCAATTTTTGAGGAAGTTCACTTGCGTCACTTGTTACCCTAATTCCTTTTTCTCTTTCTCTTTTATTTTTTGATTGGGAGTACAACAGCTAATGAGAAACTGGCAATTCGAGGCTCTTATCAATTACCTAAGGGTCTTTCCTCTCTGTTGATTCAATCGGATTCGTAAAAACAAGGATTTTGTTTAGTCTAGTTATCTAGTCAGTCTTTCTTTGCTAAGAAAAGTTTATCTAGCTTCTAAGTGAGCCTGTTCTTCACTGAAAAAATGTTGACTTACTTCTAAGTCCGTCGTTTTTTAGTGAAAAAGTTGAGCCTCATTTCGTAGGGAATCCGTCTTTCAACAAATTGTTCGGGAATTGCTTTTAGGAAGGTCGTTTTTTAATGAAACGTTCGGGTCTTACTGCTTAGGGAGGCTTTCTCTTGTTGAAAATCGCTTGTCTAACTTTCAAGTCTGGTTTCTTCTGATGAAAAAAATTATTCCTAACGATTAAGTAAGGCTGTTCGTATCGAAAACAGCTTGTCCTCGTTTCAAAAGAAAGCCCTGACTAAGAAGTTACTCCTAGTCAGGGTCTTGTGTCTGATTGTATTATTATGTGGTTTCTAGATTTGTGTAAGCAACCCCTCCCTACGTCGTTGCTTGTTTGTTTTTGGTTCGGGTAGAAAAAGTCTTTTTATTGCCACCATCCTCATGTGCTTTCGGACATCAGCGACTTCCTTCGGAGTAAAATAATCCAGTGGATTATTTTAGGTCGAGCCCAGAAACAAAGGAGCGAGGATAATCGATTTCAACGAAATCACGACTTTTGTCTCACTCCCACTTTTAGCACGGCGGAGGTGGCGGTATTGTGCTCGCTACGCTCGCAAATTTTCTAACCTTAAAACTACAGAAAATGAAATATCATTGTAATGTTTTTTCTGAATTGTGAGGTTTGTCTACGTTCTGAAACAATCCACTGGATTAACCTCGCTTTTTCATTTTTCGGCTTGGGTTAAAACAATCCACTGGATTAACCTCGCTTTCTTATTTTTCGGCTTGGGTTAAAACAATCCACTGGATTAACCTCGCTTTCTTATTTTTCGGCTCGGGTTAAAACAATCCACTGGATTAACCTCGCTTTCTTATTTTTCGGCTTGGGTTAAAACAATCCACTGGATTGTTTTAATTCCCTACACTGCTGAATTTTTTCATGCCGTATCGAAATAGGGTGTAGTTTATGCTGAAGATGGTGAGGACGACGAGGGGGAGGAGGATTCCGATGGAACTGATGTTTAGGAAATGAAGGGCAGGGAAGTAGGAGGTAAAGGCGTAAGGGAAGACGAGGGTAAGGAGAATTTGGATGGCGGTTGGGTAAATGCGAATCGGATATTGCGCCATTTGATTGAGTGAGAAAATTCCCATGGTAATGGGGAAGGATTCGACTGTCCAGAAGGCAAGAGCAGTTGGTCCTAGCTGAATGGCTGCGTAGAGCAGGCCGATACAGATACAACTTAGGGTAAACAAGAGATAATCTGTCACTCCCCAATGGAGTTGTAAGAGGTGATAGGCCTTGCTGGTTGCAATGATCCCGACCAGAGTTGTTCCGATTCCTTGCAATTGCACTCGTTCTGAAATCAGTTGAAAGAGGGGGTTGACAGGTAAAATCATCAATCGCTCAAATTCTCCTTCACGAATATAGCGACTGCCAAACATCCATAAATTATCAAAGAAAATCAAATGAACAGACCGTCCAATGGTTGAAATGCCGTAGATAAAGAGCATTTGGCCATAAGAAAAGCCTCCAATTTCCTTGATATTACCAAAAAGGACATTTAAGAAGATAAGATAGACAATTTGTTCGACGAGAGATGACAGTAGTCCGATGAAGAAGTCCATACGATAGGACATGGCAGCAATCAAAAAGGCCTTGACATTGTAATAGTAAAGTTTTACGTATCGTTTCATCCTACCCTCCAAAAATGACCAAGCGTTTTTTAGCCCCTTGCCAAAGGACATACATCAGTCCAGCTAGAAGAGGGGCCCAAATCAATTGTAGCCAGAAAAGGCCAGGATGCACTTCTTTTCCCAATAGGACAGTAATCGGAAAATTAACTGCAAAACTATAAGGTAAAAAGCTGAGTAGTTTGGCAATTGGCGCTGGATAAAAACTTAAGGGTAAGAGCACGCCTGCTGATAGGTTGAAAATACCTTCTCGCAAGATAAAGAGTCCCCATGTGTTGACGGTGTAAAAGGAGAGCAGTCCAAAGCCCAAATCCATCAATTGCACCATGAACATTCCAATCAGGCTAGTCAGAACAAAGATACCTAAGGTTTTTATGTCCGGCAAATAAAAGTTAGGATTGACCATCGGAACGACCAGTAACACCAATATGAATTTTCCAGCTTCGATGATTTTCAGACCGAAATCTTGAAAGAAAAGGGCGGTAATGGGGGAGTAGGGATAGAGCAGTTCGCCTGTAATATCCCCTCTGACGATAGATCTAGCCAGATCGCGTCCGATTCCAAAATTATTGAGATTGTTCAAGAGATTGGCAAAGATAATATAGGTCGTAAAGGTTGCAAGGCTGTAACCATTGACCTCCGATTGACTAGCGAAAATCGTCTTCCACACAAATAGAGATACCAGTATTTTTAGCAACATGGAAATCAGGGTTGCTAGGAAAAAGGACTTGTACTGCAATTGAAGCAACAACATCTGTTTTGTGACATGAAGGTACTTAGTCATGTAAGCCCCCCTCGTAAATGCGCTTGACAATCTGTTCAATCGTGACTTCCTTCATGGTGACATCATCAATAGGATAATGGGTGAAAGCCAACTGAATAATGTGGGCATTGCTATGGTGTTCTGTCTGGTAATGAATCTCAAAATGATGTGAATCCACTTGTTCCCATTCAAGATAAGGAGCTTCTAGCGGTGTTTCAATCGCTGTATGGCTTGTAAAGGCAATGGTTTTGACCTTGGAAAAATTCTCTTTTAAATGGATGAGGCTGCCGTCATAGACTTTCTGCCCCTTATCAATGATGACAATGCGCTTGCAGAGGGTTTCGATGTCTTGCATATCATGAGAGGTAATCAGAAAAGTCGTTTGGTATTCCTCATTCATGGTGCGGATGAAGTTGCGAATCAACTCCTTGACACTGGCATCCAGTCCAATAGTTGGCTCATCTAAAAAGACGACAGCAGGTTGGTGGAGGAAAATAGCCGCAAATTCACACTTGACCCGCTGACCGAGTGAAAGATTGCGAATGGGCTGATGGAGAATACTCTCTAATTCCAAAAGTTTTGTCAGACGTGTGAGGCGTTCTTGGTAAAGTTGGTTTGGAACATCGTAAATCTTGGCATGAAGAAAGAAGGATTCGATGACAGGAATATCCCATTTGAGGTGGGATTTTTGGCCAAATAAGACACCGATTTGCCGATTGACAGCCGTTCGTTCCTTGACTGGTTCCAGACCGTTAATCAAGACCTGCCCTTGATCGGGATACAGCACTCCAGTTAGCATTTTGATGGTTGTCGATTTTCCGCTCCCATTTGAGCCGATATAGCCAATGATTTCTCCTTTTTGAACGGATAGGGAAATATCCTGAACTGCTGGAATATAGCGTTTTTTAGGCTGAAAGAAGGATTTTATTGAGCCTAGTAGGCCCGCTTCCTTATCAACAATCGTGTAAGTTTTTGATAAATGATGTGCTTCGATCATGATAACTCCTTGACTAGCATAAAATCAACTGAGAAAACGTTTGCGTAATCGATTATACCACATCCGGCTTAGGTAGACAAGGAATTATCGGTTTGTTATAAAGGTGGATGATGTGCTTTTGTCATTGCTACGATTAGGGATTGACATTGCTTCTACGATATCACGATTGAGTTCCACTCCTAATTGTTCAGCAAGATGAGCCAACGACGGAAGAAGCTGATTTTTGGCGGGTATAAAAAAGCTTACAATATACCAGCCAGTCAATATTTAGGGCAATAATTTCATGATGAGGGCAGTCATTTCAGTTGGTGATTCTAGTTTTCCCTTGTTAATCCAGGCCTGAACAATGCCAAAGAATGCATGGGCGAAATAGATACTATGGTAGTCTTTTTCTACTTCAGACAGGAGTTCGAGACGATTGTTATCTGCTACGTCATTGTTGATGAAGAGGCGAACCTTGTTGATGAGAAAGGATTGGATTTCTTGGCTACCATTGTGTGTGAGGAGGGCAGATAGGAGTTGTTCACGAGAGAGGAGGACGAAGATTTCAAGGAAAACTTCTTTGCGGTCGCGATCATACTGGGTCATAATTTCTTCTATCTCGACAAACAGGGCTTCTTGATAGTCTTCGATTACTTGATATTTATCTCGGTAATGGGTATAAAAACTAGAGCGGCTAATCCCAGCAGTTTGTGCTAAATGTGTCGTTGTAATATCGTTAAAGGATTGGTGCTGTAAACAAAGAATCATAGCTTGAAAAATTGATTTTTTGGTTTCCTCACGTCTTCTATCCGTCATTCCGTCACTCCTTTTGTACATTTTTAGACATTGTGTCTAAAAATGGTTTGTGAAACTTGATTTTGAATCTTAGCTTTGTATAATATATTATATCATATTTTGGACACAGTGTCTAAAGGAGAAGTTTTATGCTAGAAGAAATCAAAACTGTCTTAAAAAAACCACGTCTTTGGATTGTGATGATTGGAGTCGCTTGTATTCCTGCCCTTTATAATCTGAGTTTTTTAACCTCTATGTGGGATCCCTATGGCAAGGTCAGCGAGTTACCAGTTGCAGTAGTCAATGAAGATCACCCTTCTGAATTTCAAGGGAAAACCCTGAACATTGGCCAAGAAATGGTGGATTCAATGAAGGAGGGGAACAGTCTTGATTTTCATTTTGTATCGAGTGATGAGGCTAAAAAAGGTTTGGCAGACGGTGAGTATTACATGGTTGTGACCTTACCAGCTGATTTATCCCAAAAAGCAGCCACCTTGCTAACGAGAGAACCTGAGTCATTAAAAATAGGATATCAGACCTCAAAAGGGCATAGTTTTGTCGCTAGTAAAATGGGTGAATCAGCTATGACAAAACTCCAAGAATCAGTATCTGAAAAGATTACCAAAACCTATACGGGTGCTGTCTTTTCTAGTCTGTCAGAATTACAAGACGGGTTAGGTCAAGCAGCCACGGGTGCGCAACAAATCAATCAAGGTAGCCAAGCATTAGTAGGAGGTGGGCAAACTCTAGCAACTGGTCTGGGAACTCTTGAGGTATCAACTCAATCGCTTTCAGAAGGTGCGAGCCAACTGGAGTCAGGTCTT
Above is a window of Streptococcus sp. zg-86 DNA encoding:
- a CDS encoding TetR/AcrR family transcriptional regulator gives rise to the protein MTDRRREETKKSIFQAMILCLQHQSFNDITTTHLAQTAGISRSSFYTHYRDKYQVIEDYQEALFVEIEEIMTQYDRDRKEVFLEIFVLLSREQLLSALLTHNGSQEIQSFLINKVRLFINNDVADNNRLELLSEVEKDYHSIYFAHAFFGIVQAWINKGKLESPTEMTALIMKLLP
- a CDS encoding ABC transporter ATP-binding protein; this translates as MIEAHHLSKTYTIVDKEAGLLGSIKSFFQPKKRYIPAVQDISLSVQKGEIIGYIGSNGSGKSTTIKMLTGVLYPDQGQVLINGLEPVKERTAVNRQIGVLFGQKSHLKWDIPVIESFFLHAKIYDVPNQLYQERLTRLTKLLELESILHQPIRNLSLGQRVKCEFAAIFLHQPAVVFLDEPTIGLDASVKELIRNFIRTMNEEYQTTFLITSHDMQDIETLCKRIVIIDKGQKVYDGSLIHLKENFSKVKTIAFTSHTAIETPLEAPYLEWEQVDSHHFEIHYQTEHHSNAHIIQLAFTHYPIDDVTMKEVTIEQIVKRIYEGGLHD